One genomic window of Campylobacter curvus includes the following:
- a CDS encoding ABC transporter ATP-binding protein, which yields MNTLELKNLNITNGEHELVKGVSFKLDQGEILALVGKSGSGKTLSAMSVLGFLPATLKKTSGEILYNGTKLNSRDMRLRPISIIMQNPKTAFNPILTIGTHALHSLKAVGRADRNFKELIISTLAEVGLGARVYDMYPFEMSGGMLQRAMIALALLASPKFIIADEPTTDLDLLTQDKILELLKRLVKERNIGMLLVTHDFGVVAKVADRLAVMSEGRIVESGDTREIFERPTHPASRELVGAFEYLMKFAPASDGVKANVNLDAPTAIEISGLSHSYASYTLFGGKKESEILKNVSFSLRKNRALGLLGRSGCGKSTLANIIMGLIRPSFGEVKIFGEKLRVDTLASRRELYKNVQIVFQDPLSSVNPASSVFDVIKEPLMYLGEFSAQEIKTRVLEMLSFVQLEPRFLQRKATSLSGGQIQRVCLARALAVKPKILILDETLSNLDLTLRIQILQLLLALKNELSFLFITHDVALARIFCDEIILLDEGRIAEKISADEKFSTKLGKELENAALF from the coding sequence ATGAATACGCTCGAGCTTAAAAATTTAAACATAACTAACGGCGAGCACGAGCTGGTAAAGGGCGTGAGCTTTAAGCTAGATCAGGGCGAAATCCTAGCCCTTGTAGGCAAGAGTGGCAGCGGAAAGACGCTAAGCGCGATGTCCGTGCTCGGCTTTTTACCTGCTACACTCAAGAAAACGAGCGGCGAAATTTTATATAACGGCACTAAGCTAAATAGCCGCGATATGCGCCTACGGCCTATCTCCATCATAATGCAAAACCCAAAAACAGCCTTCAATCCTATCCTCACTATCGGCACTCATGCGCTCCACTCGCTAAAAGCGGTCGGTAGGGCGGATCGAAATTTTAAAGAGCTCATAATAAGCACGCTTGCTGAGGTCGGGTTGGGCGCGCGAGTATATGATATGTATCCATTTGAGATGAGCGGGGGCATGCTCCAGCGCGCCATGATAGCGCTCGCACTGCTGGCCTCTCCTAAATTTATAATAGCCGACGAGCCTACGACCGATCTTGATCTGCTGACGCAAGATAAAATTTTAGAGCTTTTAAAGCGGCTAGTCAAAGAGCGAAACATCGGCATGTTGCTTGTCACGCATGATTTTGGCGTGGTGGCGAAAGTGGCCGACCGACTTGCCGTGATGAGCGAAGGGCGCATCGTAGAAAGCGGCGATACGAGGGAAATTTTTGAGCGTCCGACTCACCCTGCCAGTCGCGAGCTGGTGGGAGCCTTTGAGTACCTTATGAAATTTGCTCCTGCCTCAGACGGCGTCAAAGCAAACGTAAATTTAGACGCACCGACTGCTATCGAAATATCGGGTCTAAGTCACTCCTACGCCAGCTATACGCTCTTTGGCGGTAAAAAAGAGAGTGAAATTTTAAAAAACGTGAGCTTTAGCCTACGCAAAAACCGTGCGCTAGGGCTACTTGGCAGATCTGGATGCGGTAAAAGCACGTTAGCAAATATCATCATGGGGCTGATACGCCCCAGCTTTGGCGAAGTGAAAATTTTCGGCGAGAAACTGCGCGTCGATACGCTAGCAAGTAGGAGAGAGCTTTATAAAAACGTGCAAATCGTCTTTCAAGACCCGCTAAGCTCGGTAAATCCCGCCTCAAGCGTATTTGACGTGATAAAAGAGCCGCTTATGTATCTTGGCGAATTTAGCGCGCAAGAGATCAAGACGCGCGTACTTGAGATGCTTAGCTTCGTGCAGCTTGAGCCGAGATTTTTGCAGCGTAAAGCCACGAGCCTCAGCGGAGGACAGATCCAGCGCGTTTGTCTGGCTCGCGCCCTAGCCGTGAAGCCTAAAATTTTGATACTCGACGAGACGCTTTCAAACCTCGATCTGACGCTTAGGATACAAATTTTACAGCTACTTTTGGCGCTCAAAAACGAGCTGTCGTTTCTTTTTATCACGCATGACGTCGCGCTTGCGAGGATATTTTGTGACGAGATCATTTTGCTTGATGAGGGCAGGATCGCAGAAAAGATAAGCGCTGATGAGAAATTTAGCACCAAGCTTGGAAAAGAGCTGGAAAATGCGGCTTTGTTTTAA
- a CDS encoding c-type cytochrome — protein sequence MKELKIFAIVVILSGVLYWGIEPYAHSKLHPHTAAAEYNFSAEDTDYAKHFLEEKIKALDEAKKSGNENSVQAAQKDVDTAQKILDDYTAFWADINAIDLSKGDAIKGAETFTAGGCVGCHGVEVAGMPAPMDNETASQTFGVVPPDLSTAGKIYDDKFLAALIKNPTMALKLAHKFNDEKPFPMTAFFGAGGEDINKEIADIVAYLKSVSAEHEKQHGAISDEKLFEDACQRCHDMKYDKKYTLSNKVNLAAYMGSNPPDLSMMIRSKNSDNYLAKFINDTQKMLPGTSMPRVGLDKAAEDQIVSYIQKVGDSKKDERESLGIYVMIYFFILGIFAWLWKRKVWSELH from the coding sequence ATGAAAGAGCTTAAAATTTTTGCCATAGTTGTCATCCTTTCGGGAGTTTTATACTGGGGTATCGAGCCTTACGCTCATAGTAAGCTTCATCCGCATACTGCGGCCGCCGAGTACAACTTCTCGGCAGAAGACACCGACTACGCTAAGCATTTTTTAGAGGAAAAGATAAAGGCGCTTGACGAGGCTAAAAAAAGCGGCAATGAAAATTCCGTGCAAGCCGCGCAAAAAGATGTCGATACCGCACAGAAAATTTTAGATGATTACACCGCATTTTGGGCTGATATAAACGCGATCGATCTAAGTAAGGGTGACGCGATCAAAGGCGCCGAGACATTTACGGCCGGAGGCTGTGTCGGCTGTCACGGGGTAGAGGTCGCTGGTATGCCTGCACCTATGGATAACGAAACGGCTAGCCAGACATTTGGCGTAGTGCCGCCTGATCTTAGCACTGCGGGTAAAATTTACGACGATAAATTCCTAGCCGCACTCATAAAAAATCCTACGATGGCGCTTAAACTGGCTCATAAATTTAACGACGAAAAGCCTTTCCCTATGACTGCATTTTTCGGAGCCGGTGGAGAGGATATAAACAAAGAGATAGCCGATATCGTGGCCTATCTAAAGTCTGTTTCGGCAGAGCATGAGAAACAACACGGTGCCATAAGCGACGAAAAACTCTTTGAGGATGCATGCCAAAGATGTCACGATATGAAATACGACAAAAAATACACCCTTAGCAATAAGGTAAATTTAGCCGCCTACATGGGCTCTAATCCTCCCGATCTTTCGATGATGATCCGCTCTAAGAACTCGGATAACTACCTGGCTAAATTCATCAACGACACGCAAAAGATGCTACCGGGCACCTCTATGCCGCGCGTGGGTCTGGATAAAGCCGCCGAGGATCAGATCGTATCCTACATACAAAAAGTGGGTGATAGCAAGAAAGATGAGCGCGAGAGCCTCGGAATTTACGTGATGATCTACTTTTTCATACTTGGAATTTTCGCTTGGCTTTGGAAGCGCAAAGTCTGGAGCGAGCTTCACTGA